A DNA window from Cydia splendana chromosome 24, ilCydSple1.2, whole genome shotgun sequence contains the following coding sequences:
- the LOC134802412 gene encoding zinc finger protein 300-like, translated as MEPRELTMVSALQGTENIRVKAEPCEEVCITDEPTFEGVSVKVEPLLDAVIVKYEPRCESVPIKDEPRCDSVSIKDEPRCESMSIKAELLEDAVFVRDEPRCEIMSIKDEPRCESGSIQDELRCESVPVKDEPRCDSVSIKAEPLVDPVFVKDEPSCSDVCVKEESFGVSAAAVAELYTDHAVKDELVLGPVLVERRVRHAPTGQTQQKRPGSATGTAITSFTRSVRTHSKNKSYKCGECNYASAFKTHLQIHMLNHTEKLYKCDKCSYATNYKGRLSIHIRTHTGEKPYKCEYCSFASSRKSFLQIHIKAHAESYQCELYNYGSDHETSLEHHVKKHEVRCYVNKKRALTQTVDESQDVA; from the exons ATGGAACCTAGAGAGTTGACAATGGTGTCAGCATTACAGGGTACAGAGAATATTCGCGTAAAGGCTGAGCCCTGTGAGGAAGTGTGTATAACAGATGAGCCCACGTTTGAGGGAGTGTCTGTTAAAGTCGAGCCTTTACTGGATGCTGTTATAGTAAAATACGAGCCCAGGTGCGAGAGTGTGCCAATAAAAGATGAGCCCAGGTGCGATAGTGTGTCTATAAAAGACGAGCCCAGGTGCGAGAGTATGTCTATAAAAGCTGAGCTTTTAGAGGATGCTGTTTTTGTAAGAGACGAGCCCAGGTGCGAGATTATGTCTATAAAAGATGAGCCCAGGTGCGAGAGTGGGTCTATACAAGACGAGCTCAGGTGCGAGAGTGTGCCTGTAAAAGACGAACCCAGGTGCGATAGTGTGTCTATAAAAGCCGAGCCTTTAGTAGATCCTGTATTTGTAAAAGACGAGCCCTCGTGCTCGGATGTGTGTGTAAAAGAGGAGTCGTTCGGCGTGAgcgcggcggcggtggcggagCTGTATACCGATCACGCCGTGAAAGATGAGCTCGTGCTCGGCCCCGTGCTAGTGGAGCGGCGCGTGCGCCACGCACCAACAG GACAAACTCAACAGAAGAGGCCGGGAAGTGCCACGGGAACAGCCATAACCTCTTTTACACGTAGTGTAAGGACACATTctaaaaacaaatcttacaaaTGTGGCGAGTGTAATTATGCTAGTGCGTTCAAAACTCATTTGCAAATTCATATGTTGAATCACACTGAAAAGCTTTACAAATGTGATAAATGTAGTTATGCTACTAATTACAAAGGAAGGTTATCAATTCATATAAGAACTCACACTGGAGAAAAACCTTACAAATGTGAGTACTGTAGTTTTGCTAGCAGCCGTAAAAGTTTTTTGCAAATACATATAAAGGCACATGCTGAAAGTTACCAGTGTGAACTGTATAATTATGGTAGCGACCATGAAACTAGTTTGGAACATCATGTAAAGAAACACGAGGTGAGGTGTTATGTGAACAAAAAACGTGCGCTCACACAGACAGTCGACGAGTCACAGGATGTAGCATAG
- the LOC134802232 gene encoding zinc finger protein 431-like yields MESSALQGTENVCVKIEPYEEVCITYEPTSAEVSVKIEPQDDVYVKDGSKGECVYIQAEPSYSDVSVKDESAGVSAATGLYSEHAVKDELVLGPVLVERRVRHAPTAFNIDIEVKQSCEIVPERQDDRLATDADSPRQVPEADLEELRNTTVGKAKRNKGEKTPQKRQTGGNLYKCSQCSYSTNKNSNFQVHVRKHTGEKPYKCEHCSYASANIRHLRVHVMKHTGENLYNCEQCSFASNYKKSLLIHARTHTGVKPYKCSQCSYASAHKSGLKVHIMKHTGQNLYKCDQCSYTSAFKSNFESHVRKHTGETPFKCGQCSYASVYKGALQVHVKTHNNEKPYQCEHCSYCSISKQCLKKHILRKHTGEKRHKCDQCSYASSFKYNFLIHMRKHSGEKPYKCEHCSYASNDKHYLLIHTRKHTGEEPYKCDHCSFASSYKNKLLTHIKKHTGEKHHKCGQCSYASAYKGSLKRHLLKHTSEKPYHCEQCSYASAYKSALKVHVKRHT; encoded by the exons ATGGAGTCTTCAGCGTTACAGGGTACAGAGAATGTTTGCGTAAAGATTGAGCCCTATGAGGAAGTGTGTATAACATATGAGCCCACGTCCGCGGAAGTGTCTGTGAAGATTGAGCCACAGGATGATGTGTATGTAAAAGACGGGTCCAAAGGCGAATGTGTATACATACAAGCTGAGCCATCGTACTCAGATGTGAGTGTAAAAGACGAGTCGGCCGGCGTGAGCGCGGCGACGGGGCTGTACTCCGAACACGCAGTGAAAGATGAGCTCGTGCTCGGCCCCGTGCTAGTGGAGCGGCGCGTGCGCCACGCACCAACAG CTTTCAACATAGATATAGAAGTGAAGCAGTCATGTGAAATTGTCCCCGAGAGACAAGATGACAGACTAGCCACAGACGCAGACAGCCCAAGACAAGTTCCTGAAGCTGATCTAGAAGAACTCAGGAACACCACAGTTGGGAAAGCTAAAAGAAACAAAGGAG AGAAAACTCCACAGAAGAGACAAACAGGAGGGAATCTTTACAAATGTAGCCAGTGTAGTTATTCTACTAACAAAAACAGTAATTTTCAGGTTCATGTAAGGAAACACACTGGTGAAAAACCTTACAAGTGTGAACACTGTAGCTATGCAAGTGCAAACATACGTCATTTGCGAGTTCATGTAATGAAACACACTGGAGAGAATCTTTATAATTGTGAACAATGTAGTTTTGCTAGTAATTACAAAAAAAGTCTATTAATCCATGCTAGAACACACACTGGTGTaaagccttacaaatgtagCCAGTGCAGTTATGCTAGCGCACACAAATCTGGTTTAAAAGTTCATATAATGAAACACACTGGACAGAATCTTTACAAATGTGACCAGTGTAGTTATACTAGTGCCTTCAAAAGTAATTTTGAAAGTCATGTAAGAAAACACACAGGTGAAACGCCCTTCAAATGTGGTCAGTGCAGTTATGCAAGTGTATATAAAGGGGCTTTGCAAGTTCATGTAAAGACACACAATAATGAGAAACCTTACCAATGTGAGCACTGTAGTTATTGTAGTATCAGCAAACAGTGTTTAAAAAAGCATATTCTAAGGAAACACACTGGTGAAAAGCGTCACAAATGTGACCAATGTAGTTATGCTAGtagttttaaatataatttcttAATCCATATGAGAAAACACTCGGGTGAAAAACCTTACAAATGTGAGCACTGTAGTTATGCTAGCAAtgataaacattatttattaatccaTACTAGAAAACACACTGGCGAAGAACCTTACAAATGTGACCATTGTAGTTTTGCTAGtagttacaaaaataaattattaacgcATATAAAAAAACACACTGGTGAAAAGCATCACAAATGTGGCCAATGTAGTTATGCTAGCGCATACAAAGGTAGTTTGAAACGTCATTTACTGAAGCATACTAGCGAGAAACCTTATCATTGTGAACAATGTAGTTATGCTAGTGCATACAAAAGTGCTTTGAAAGTTCATGTAAAGAGACATACCTAA